Proteins from one Anastrepha obliqua isolate idAnaObli1 chromosome 2, idAnaObli1_1.0, whole genome shotgun sequence genomic window:
- the LOC129238278 gene encoding uncharacterized protein LOC129238278, giving the protein MTGSPSEDELLASSKETVEGKAVGHSTPTTINQPTTSAQAMGQKRGNKGPSRYKLYQRSLAILGRIRKNETEGKVHPKDETDKARCQKVVDEYLAFQAANRTNAKKRNRSHDETGKVTKKHKISDQGAVASKPIKRFSEVARDHLQMALVDETSNRGKPVLDKWSEIEARLSRIVVDHVMANPEGQTPGFNSVEVVRGYRVIKCDDQFSLHFLTNVIGKIQNSWEGLKLKLIPASEIPRRPRARIWVPNMEFDANQLIPCLQAHNRSVPMTDWSIIKAEAPQRHSRSFLLLITEESLEPLEKVGNKLQFGIRKTQLKIFRSANPEEEQDEVDGANELLTGMQLDDTESEKGNQ; this is encoded by the coding sequence ATGACGGGGTCACCCTCAGAGGATGAGCTCTTGGCCTCCAGCAAAGAAACAGTTGAgggcaaagctgtgggccacagtaCGCCAACAACTATAAATCAACCAACAACATCCGCTCAAGCCATGGGGCAAAAGCGTGGTAATAAAGGTCCCTCGAGGTATAAActttaccagaggtctctcgctatCCTTGGCAGGATTCGGAAAAACGAGACCGAAGGTAAAGTGCATCCCAAAGATGAGACCGACAAGGCAAGATGTCAAAAGGTGGTTGATGAATACTTGGCATTCCAAGCCGCCAACAGGACAAATGCCAAAAAACGAAACCGCTCGCATGACGAGACTGGGAAGGTAACAAAAAAGCACAAGATATCGGATCAGGGTGCAGTTGCCTCCAAACCTATCAAGCGATTTAGTGAGGTGGCACGGGACCATCTCCAAATGGCATTGGTAGACGAAACCTCTAACCGCGGGAAACCAGTGCTTGACAAATGGTCAGAGATTGAGGCACGGTTGTCTCGCATAGTCGTTGACCATGTCATGGCGAACCCGGAGGGCCAAACACCAGGTTTCAACTCGGTGGAGGTAGTCCGCGGTTACCGAGTCATTAAATGCGATGACCAATTCTCATTGCATTTCTTGACTAACGTGATTGGTAAAATCCAGAACAGCTGGGAAGGCTTGAAACTCAAGCTAATTCCGGCTAGCGAGATTCCACGaaggccgagggctcgcatctgggTACCAAACATGGAGTTTGATGCCAATCAACTAATCCCCTGCCTTCAGGCGCATAATCGCTCGGTGCCGATGACCGATTGgtcgatcatcaaagcggaggctccgcaaaggCACAGCAGGTCATTCCTCCTTCTAATTACAGAAGAGAGTCTGGAACCACTAGAGAAAGTGGGAAACAAACTTCAGTTTGGGATCAGGAAGACccagctgaagatattccgttctGCAAACCCGGAAGAGGAGCAGGATGAGGTCGATGGTGCCAACGAACTGCTGACTGGCATGCAGCTAGATGACACCGAGTCCGAAAAAGGAAACCAATAA